The DNA segment TGTAATCTCTGGTTTCATTACGTTACCAGGTACGTATTCGAACCATTATATCGGTTTGCGAACATCGGTGTCACCGGGTAACGACGATGTCACCGGCAGGAATTCACTCGAGATTGGTGTCCACAGTGAATTTCGCCGCCGGGATTACGTACAATGGATATCGATGCCAGGATTATTCCATGTATCCGAGCCCTTTCAGCCGATCTTCGACGCCGGAGAAATCCTCGTCGACAGTTCGTTCGTCTCTCTTCTCGGCCATCTCCGTGCGTCTGACTTTACTCCCGCTTGGCTCGGCTTCGGGATGGTACGCGTCGAACAGCACACGGCCATCCGCGTTCGATGGAACGGGTTTCCCGATGCCGTGAAGCAGTGTCGGGGCCACGTCGACGACTCGAGCGCCGCGAATGGTACCGCCAGGTTCGATAGACGGGCCGCGACAGAGCATGATTCCCTCGGCACGGTGGCTCGCAGCGGTCGGACTTGGATCGCCAAAGACCGTCTCCGTGATAGCATTTCGTGCCTCGTATTTGTCCGTCCCGTTGATCACGAGGTCCGGTGCGTTTGGGTCGGTCTGGAACAGTTCTGCACCGTCGTACACGACGAACACCCGCTCTCCGTCTTCATCGGTTATCGACTCGAAAAGCTCTCGCAACTCTGTTCTCAGTGCAGGACGTCGGTCCGCAGCGACCACGCCGTCTTCGAATCTGTCGGTGTCATTTATGTAGAGCGTTCCCGTATCGTGAACGAATGCCATGGTGCGCTCGTAATCGACGTCGTAGAGGGCGTGTTGGCCGGGTATCTGTTCAGCTACGGAGTCGACGAGACGCCGAGGAAGCGCCGATAGAAGAAACTTCTCCGAGATGCCGATTCGGTTCAGGGCCCCCGTAACCCGGTCGCGGGAGATGCCGAGGCTGGCAAGTGCCCCACGAGTGCCGTCGTCCTCTTCCTGAAAGAGATATCCCTCTCGCTCGAGGATGTGGTTTGGATATGCCAGGCGTTCGATAGGCCCGAAGCCGTGGTCGGAGACGACGTAGAGGTCCGCGCCCTGTTCGTCGGTGTACTCGATGACCTCGCCGAGGATGTCATCGAGGTCTTTGTAGTGCTCGAGGATGCGGTCTTCGTCCCAGACGAGATGCTGGAACCGGTCGGGGGCGGTGTAAACGAAAAAGACGAGCTCGGGTTCGTTCGCTCGCTCGAGCAAGAGCCGCATGAGGTCCCGTCGATTTGATAAAATATCCGACACCGCGTCTTCGAAGTCATCCAGCCGATTCGCGTAGTCCGGATAGTTGAGGCTGATCTTGTAGTCCGGAATTCGATCTTTGATCGTGTCGGCGAGCTCCGGCGGATGGGTAAACTCGTGATCGACCGACGGCGTAATCATGCCGGTGACGAGTTCGCCATCGACCTCGTTCGCCGGATACGTCATCGGTACGTTGCCGACGGCCACCGAATCGAGTTGCTCCCAGAGAGGGGGCTGCGTGCAGTCCTGGCTCGTGTACATCCGCTGTGAGTACGACGACGAGAGCTTCTGAAAACCGTAAATACCGTGTTTGTCTGGCCAGACACCGGTGGAAATGGCAGGCCAGGCTAGCGGTGTCGTCGCGGGGCGCGTACTATCGAGGGGGCCGGAAGCCCCTTCGTTTCGCATTCGGGCGAAATTTGGCAGCGCTCCGTCTTCGGTCCAGCGATCGATCAACTCCCAGGGTATGCCGTCCAGCCCGAGGACAAACGCACTCTCGGCAGCGGACGACGGTTTCGTCGGTGTAGATCCGCTCATGATAACACTCGAGGCGTGAAACGCCTGCTATCGTGGTGATAGCCCACGGCAGTCTTTGTTATCCAGTCACTGCAGCGTGGAAACGACCACGAACGATTCACTCTCTCGGATTCGACGATATCTGAGAGAGAGTGTTATTACCGGTTACCGGTCATCGAGCACCCCGGTTCGTCCCTGGCTGGTGAAATTACAACAGACTGTATGAGATTGGCCGAATCGACGATTTTCGATAGTTCGTTCGGACCGATGGCGGCCGGTTTGCAGGGCCCGTTTGTTCGGAGTCACTGCTCTCTGCGGTCACCGTGACACGCCTGTCGTGGTTCCGAACGATGCACTCTGGCTTCCTCGAGCGTGTCGGCGCAGCCGTCTGATCTGTCCTGGTGTTCGATGGGGCATCGAGATAGTAGGCACCAATCAGGCGC comes from the Natronosalvus amylolyticus genome and includes:
- a CDS encoding alkaline phosphatase family protein, with the protein product MSGSTPTKPSSAAESAFVLGLDGIPWELIDRWTEDGALPNFARMRNEGASGPLDSTRPATTPLAWPAISTGVWPDKHGIYGFQKLSSSYSQRMYTSQDCTQPPLWEQLDSVAVGNVPMTYPANEVDGELVTGMITPSVDHEFTHPPELADTIKDRIPDYKISLNYPDYANRLDDFEDAVSDILSNRRDLMRLLLERANEPELVFFVYTAPDRFQHLVWDEDRILEHYKDLDDILGEVIEYTDEQGADLYVVSDHGFGPIERLAYPNHILEREGYLFQEEDDGTRGALASLGISRDRVTGALNRIGISEKFLLSALPRRLVDSVAEQIPGQHALYDVDYERTMAFVHDTGTLYINDTDRFEDGVVAADRRPALRTELRELFESITDEDGERVFVVYDGAELFQTDPNAPDLVINGTDKYEARNAITETVFGDPSPTAASHRAEGIMLCRGPSIEPGGTIRGARVVDVAPTLLHGIGKPVPSNADGRVLFDAYHPEAEPSGSKVRRTEMAEKRDERTVDEDFSGVEDRLKGLGYME